A single region of the Polyodon spathula isolate WHYD16114869_AA chromosome 12, ASM1765450v1, whole genome shotgun sequence genome encodes:
- the LOC121324073 gene encoding ras-related protein Rab-5C: protein MAGRGGVARSNGLAAGNKICQFKLVLLGESAVGKSSLVLRFVKGQFHEYQESTIGAAFLTQTVCLDDTTVKFEIWDTAGQERYHSLAPMYYRGAQAAIVVYDITNTDTFTRAKNWVKELQRQASPNIVIALAGNKSDLANKRAVDFQEAQAYADDNSLLFMETSAKTAMNVNEIFMAIAKKLPKNEPQSATGTASRSRGVDLEENSPQSRSQCCSP, encoded by the exons ATGGCGGGTCGGGGAGGCGTGGCGCGATCAAACGGGCTGGCTGCTGGAAACAAAATCTGCCAATTCAAACTGGTGCTCCTCGGGGAGTCCGCTGTAGGCAAATCCAGTCTGGTGCTGCGCTTCGTAAAGGGACAGTTCCACGAGTACCAAGAAAGCACAATCGGGG CTGCCTTCCTCACACAGACAGTCTGCTTGGACGACACAACGGTCAAATTTGAGATCTGGGACACGGCCGGGCAGGAGCGATATCACAGCCTGGCACCGATGTATTACAGAGGGGCTCAGGCCGCCATCGTTGTTTATGACATCACTAATACA GATACATTTACACGTGCTAAGAACTGGGTAAAGGAGCTTCAGAGACAAGCCAGTCCTAACATAGTGATTGCTTTGGCAGGCAACAAGTCTGACCTTGCAAACAAGAGAGCCGTGGATTTCCAG gaagcaCAAGCGTATGCTGATGacaacagtttgctgtttatGGAGACTTCTGCGAAGACCGCGATGAAtgttaatgaaatatttatgGCTATAG ccaagAAACTCCCGAAGAACGAGCCCCAGAGTGCCACTGGCACGGCAAGCCGGTCTCGAGGAGTGGACCTAGAAGAGAACAGCCCACAGAGCCGGAGCCAGTGCTGCAGCCCctaa